In Halobaculum sp. XH14, a single genomic region encodes these proteins:
- a CDS encoding DUF5806 family protein: protein MADNAGQGRGRPPEGEGDGVEGDRAGDADGRDASGTERREDVAGEETAAGDEAVGEGTAGADGAGATEDEAVPGDEPISGDEVAPGDEPAPGEDPAAGDDAARESPPGSVPGPDVDADVPADVRKYDRFQKMERAEYDRVNEFLRDRTYVTAREWAIARLCADFRTETGVEMTKIGENLPRLVPFMTDTYTPQAVNQARASFEEKVNKAGATFLYGAMCGFFTAEQLDDMMYEVTEVAKFLLEVEGVDLAVEDELEAEDRISTVMREVRQASAEVRGEEVKCPECGHVHES, encoded by the coding sequence ATGGCCGATAACGCCGGGCAGGGGCGGGGACGACCGCCCGAAGGGGAGGGTGACGGGGTCGAGGGCGACCGTGCCGGGGACGCCGACGGCCGGGACGCGTCCGGGACCGAGCGCAGGGAGGACGTGGCTGGCGAGGAGACGGCCGCCGGGGATGAGGCCGTCGGCGAGGGGACCGCCGGTGCCGACGGCGCGGGGGCGACCGAGGACGAGGCCGTTCCGGGAGACGAGCCGATTTCCGGGGACGAGGTGGCTCCGGGCGACGAACCAGCGCCCGGCGAGGACCCGGCCGCCGGCGACGACGCTGCCAGGGAGTCGCCGCCGGGGTCGGTGCCGGGGCCGGACGTCGACGCCGACGTGCCCGCGGACGTGCGGAAGTACGACCGCTTCCAGAAGATGGAGCGGGCCGAGTACGACCGCGTCAACGAGTTCCTGCGGGACCGCACCTACGTCACGGCCCGCGAGTGGGCCATCGCGCGCCTCTGTGCGGACTTCCGGACGGAGACGGGCGTCGAGATGACGAAGATCGGCGAGAACCTCCCGCGGCTGGTGCCGTTCATGACCGACACGTACACCCCGCAGGCGGTGAACCAGGCGCGGGCATCCTTCGAGGAGAAGGTGAACAAGGCCGGCGCGACGTTCCTCTACGGGGCGATGTGCGGCTTCTTCACCGCCGAACAGCTCGACGACATGATGTACGAGGTGACGGAAGTCGCCAAGTTCCTGCTGGAGGTCGAGGGCGTCGACCTCGCCGTCGAGGACGAACTGGAGGCCGAGGACCGCATCTCGACGGTGATGCGGGAGGTGCGGCAGGCGAGCGCGGAGGTGCGCGGCGAGGAGGTCAAGTGTCCCGAGTGCGGGCACGTTCACGAGTCCTGA
- a CDS encoding DUF7112 family protein — MSDSIASDADAVTTYRAHLTRSGGTRLPCLRVPEDAAVEAGDEIRLVIDGESCHARVESDARGRLLRGAYDNRRLARNPGEGENRLVEWCREHGREADDAVDVDEVDPGYLYGVRVPGERTVYEMTGRPDEGLRDIADSLLGDE; from the coding sequence ATGTCCGACAGCATCGCCAGCGACGCGGACGCGGTTACCACCTATCGGGCCCACCTCACGCGCTCGGGCGGAACCCGGCTTCCCTGCCTCCGGGTCCCCGAGGACGCCGCGGTCGAGGCCGGGGACGAGATCCGACTCGTCATCGACGGCGAGTCCTGCCACGCCCGGGTCGAGAGCGACGCCCGGGGTCGGCTGCTTCGGGGCGCGTACGACAACCGGCGGCTGGCCCGGAACCCCGGCGAGGGCGAGAACCGCCTCGTCGAGTGGTGTCGCGAGCACGGCCGCGAGGCCGACGACGCGGTCGACGTCGACGAGGTGGATCCCGGCTACCTGTACGGCGTACGGGTGCCCGGCGAGCGCACCGTCTACGAGATGACCGGTCGGCCGGACGAGGGGCTGCGGGACATCGCCGATTCGCTGCTCGGGGACGAGTAG
- a CDS encoding universal stress protein, protein MSLTVERVLAPVDGSDESLEAVEYAVAVAERYDAAVHAVYVLGEEVVRAIETDAIDEAEVAEDTEVFTESVELVARDHGVPVSSSIAYGFSTNRKSRHPGSVILDTAEEISADFLVIPREPLTGEPGEVLEKAAEYVLLYASQPVLSV, encoded by the coding sequence ATGAGCCTGACCGTCGAACGCGTCCTGGCCCCGGTGGACGGGAGCGACGAGTCCCTGGAGGCCGTCGAGTACGCCGTCGCGGTCGCCGAGCGCTACGACGCAGCGGTCCACGCGGTGTACGTGCTCGGCGAGGAGGTCGTCCGGGCCATCGAGACCGACGCGATCGACGAGGCCGAGGTCGCCGAGGACACCGAGGTGTTCACCGAGAGCGTCGAGCTGGTGGCCCGGGACCACGGCGTCCCCGTCTCGAGCTCCATCGCCTACGGCTTCTCGACGAACCGGAAGTCGCGCCACCCGGGCAGCGTCATCCTCGACACCGCCGAGGAGATCTCCGCGGACTTCCTCGTCATCCCGCGCGAACCGCTCACGGGCGAACCGGGCGAGGTGCTGGAGAAGGCCGCCGAGTACGTGCTGTTGTACGCGAGCCAGCCGGTGCTGTCGGTCTGA
- a CDS encoding GNAT family N-acetyltransferase gives MSDRTYPDEPAGPFAEPPFSFSDGEGREIEVRPFHADADRSEEELAALVEMYDAFDPADRAQGIPPSRESAIRDWLDSILGGGGFNVIAWDGDRAAGHATLVPDDDEVYELAIFVLQAYQGAGIGTRLIEGLLGHGAENGVERVWLTVERWNRPAVSLYEKVGFETSDAESFELEMTAWLGTPRGDG, from the coding sequence ATGAGCGACCGAACCTACCCCGACGAGCCGGCGGGCCCGTTCGCCGAACCGCCGTTCTCGTTCTCGGACGGCGAGGGGCGCGAGATCGAGGTCCGGCCGTTCCACGCCGACGCCGACCGCAGCGAGGAGGAACTCGCGGCGCTCGTCGAGATGTACGACGCGTTCGACCCGGCCGACCGCGCGCAGGGCATCCCGCCGAGCCGGGAGTCGGCGATCCGCGACTGGCTCGACAGCATCCTCGGCGGCGGCGGGTTCAACGTCATCGCCTGGGACGGCGACCGGGCGGCCGGCCACGCCACGCTCGTCCCTGACGACGACGAAGTGTACGAACTGGCGATCTTCGTCCTCCAGGCGTATCAGGGCGCGGGCATCGGCACCAGACTCATCGAGGGGCTGCTCGGCCACGGCGCCGAAAACGGCGTCGAGCGGGTGTGGCTCACCGTCGAGCGCTGGAACCGTCCGGCCGTCTCGCTGTACGAGAAGGTCGGCTTCGAGACGAGCGACGCCGAGTCGTTCGAACTGGAGATGACGGCGTGGTTGGGAACTCCCCGTGGGGACGGATAG
- a CDS encoding universal stress protein, giving the protein MKVLLGIGGSGDSLTALERTVERTREAGDDLTVAVVENPESDASLADVESRVRDLLGDADLDATVRRVEGDAGSRLVDIAESEGFDHIALGGGQTSPMGKINLGQIAQFVLLNSHVSVTLVR; this is encoded by the coding sequence ATGAAGGTGCTCCTCGGAATCGGCGGGAGCGGCGACTCGCTCACGGCGCTCGAACGGACCGTCGAGCGCACGCGGGAGGCGGGCGACGACCTCACCGTGGCGGTCGTGGAGAACCCCGAGTCGGACGCCTCGCTGGCGGACGTCGAATCGCGCGTCCGGGACCTCCTCGGCGATGCGGACCTCGACGCCACGGTGCGGCGCGTCGAGGGCGACGCGGGGAGCCGGCTGGTGGACATCGCCGAGTCGGAGGGGTTCGACCACATCGCGCTCGGCGGCGGACAGACCAGCCCGATGGGGAAGATCAACCTCGGCCAGATCGCACAGTTCGTGCTCCTGAACTCCCACGTTTCGGTGACCCTCGTCCGATGA
- a CDS encoding GNAT family N-acetyltransferase, translating into MTTSRRALPDDADGAASGAAADVEIRPATRADLLDVFRIEKAVFDQPWPFAAFEKALNAPAFLVADGRDAAVSVGADGVAAGDTLGYVIGDVTPNHGRDIGHVKDIAVRPDAQELGLGRRLLRESLRELTAAGAAVVKLEVRESNHRAQQLYADEGFEPARRIPRYYADGEPAFVMALDLEGWARR; encoded by the coding sequence ATGACGACGTCGCGCCGCGCGTTGCCCGACGACGCCGACGGAGCGGCGAGCGGGGCGGCCGCGGACGTCGAGATCAGGCCGGCGACGCGGGCCGACCTGCTCGACGTGTTCCGCATCGAGAAGGCCGTCTTCGACCAGCCATGGCCGTTCGCCGCGTTCGAGAAGGCGCTGAACGCGCCGGCGTTCCTCGTCGCCGACGGGCGCGACGCGGCGGTGTCGGTCGGCGCCGACGGCGTCGCCGCGGGCGACACGCTCGGCTACGTCATCGGCGACGTGACGCCGAACCACGGGCGCGACATCGGCCACGTCAAGGACATCGCCGTGCGCCCCGACGCGCAGGAGCTCGGGCTCGGCCGGCGGCTGCTGCGCGAGTCGCTGCGGGAACTGACGGCGGCCGGCGCGGCGGTGGTGAAACTGGAGGTGCGCGAGTCGAACCATCGCGCCCAGCAACTGTACGCCGACGAGGGGTTCGAGCCGGCCAGGCGGATCCCGCGCTACTACGCCGACGGCGAACCGGCGTTCGTGATGGCGCTCGACCTGGAGGGGTGGGCCCGCCGGTGA
- a CDS encoding lipoate--protein ligase family protein translates to MRVYRGPLPTRERDRAATAAMLAGTADSGEPALRVWTPGRQVAFGRRDARAEGYDEARRAAEDRGFPPTERSVGGRAVAYADSTLAFAHAVPLADMRRGMDERYDAAVETIVDALRGIGADAEPGEPRDSYCPGDHSVRVADGGKIAGIAQRVRQDAALVSGCVTVAGRDELRDVLAPVYDALAVPFDPRSVGSVAAAAGPADPDAVRDALESAFLGDEEPVRLDASDLLTED, encoded by the coding sequence ATTCGGGTGTACCGTGGACCCCTCCCGACGCGGGAGCGCGACCGGGCCGCGACGGCCGCCATGCTCGCCGGGACGGCCGACTCCGGGGAGCCGGCGCTCCGGGTCTGGACGCCCGGCCGACAGGTCGCGTTCGGCCGCCGCGACGCCCGCGCCGAGGGGTACGACGAGGCGAGGCGAGCGGCCGAGGACAGGGGGTTTCCCCCGACCGAGCGCTCGGTCGGCGGCCGGGCGGTCGCGTACGCCGACTCGACGCTCGCGTTCGCCCACGCCGTCCCGCTCGCCGACATGCGCCGGGGGATGGACGAGCGCTACGACGCGGCGGTCGAAACCATCGTCGACGCCCTCCGTGGAATCGGCGCCGACGCGGAACCCGGCGAGCCGCGCGACTCCTACTGCCCCGGCGACCACTCGGTCCGGGTCGCAGACGGCGGCAAGATCGCCGGCATCGCACAGCGGGTCCGGCAGGACGCGGCGCTGGTCTCGGGCTGTGTCACCGTCGCCGGGCGCGACGAACTCCGCGACGTCCTGGCCCCGGTGTACGACGCCTTGGCCGTCCCCTTCGACCCCCGATCGGTCGGCTCGGTCGCCGCCGCCGCCGGCCCCGCGGACCCCGACGCCGTGCGCGACGCGCTCGAATCCGCCTTCCTCGGGGACGAGGAGCCGGTTCGGCTTGACGCGAGCGACCTGCTCACCGAGGACTGA
- a CDS encoding aminopeptidase: MDERVREHAKVLVDWSARVEAGDRVVVDVAEDAHDLAVAVAEKLGERGATLLTTYGSDEVSRAFLRAHDGEFAENDPKLAMLEAADVYLRLGGGRNTTATADVPTERRRAAKQANKRVREARMDTDWVSTVHPTRSLAQGAGMAYEEYQQFVYDAVLRDWESLADEMAKVKDVLDEGSEVRIETDRTDRDGGRGPSRRTDLTMSIENRTAVNSATSVAYDSHNLPSGEVFTAPYATEGEVFFDVPMTIDATRVEDVWLAFEGGEVVDFDAERGEEAIAGVLDTDEGARRLGELGIGMNRGIDRFTDSILFDEKMGDTIHLAVGRAYDSCLPEGESGNDSAVHVDMITDVSEDSRLLVDGEVVQRDGTFRWEDGFSSA; encoded by the coding sequence ATGGACGAGCGAGTCAGGGAGCACGCGAAGGTACTGGTCGACTGGAGCGCACGCGTCGAGGCGGGCGACCGGGTCGTGGTGGACGTCGCGGAGGACGCCCACGACCTCGCGGTCGCCGTCGCTGAGAAGCTCGGCGAGCGCGGCGCGACGCTGTTGACCACCTACGGGAGCGACGAAGTGTCGCGGGCGTTCCTCCGGGCTCACGACGGCGAGTTCGCCGAGAACGACCCGAAGCTGGCGATGCTCGAGGCCGCCGACGTCTACCTCCGCCTCGGCGGCGGGCGCAACACGACCGCGACCGCCGACGTCCCGACCGAACGCCGCCGCGCCGCGAAGCAGGCGAACAAGCGCGTCCGCGAAGCCCGGATGGACACCGACTGGGTGAGCACGGTCCACCCGACGCGCTCGCTCGCCCAGGGGGCCGGCATGGCCTACGAGGAGTACCAGCAGTTCGTCTACGACGCCGTCCTGCGCGACTGGGAGTCGCTCGCAGACGAGATGGCGAAGGTGAAGGACGTGCTCGATGAGGGGAGCGAGGTCCGCATCGAGACGGATCGAACGGACCGAGACGGCGGCCGGGGACCGTCTCGGCGCACCGACCTGACCATGAGCATCGAGAACCGGACGGCCGTCAACTCGGCCACGTCTGTCGCGTACGACTCGCACAACCTCCCCTCGGGCGAGGTGTTCACGGCCCCCTATGCGACCGAGGGCGAGGTGTTCTTCGACGTGCCGATGACCATCGACGCGACCCGCGTGGAGGACGTGTGGCTGGCGTTCGAGGGCGGCGAGGTCGTCGACTTCGACGCCGAACGGGGCGAGGAGGCCATCGCGGGCGTGCTCGACACCGACGAGGGTGCCCGCCGGCTGGGGGAACTCGGCATCGGGATGAACCGCGGCATCGACCGCTTCACCGACTCCATCCTGTTCGACGAGAAGATGGGCGACACGATTCATCTGGCCGTTGGTCGGGCCTACGACTCCTGCCTGCCGGAGGGCGAGTCGGGCAACGACTCGGCGGTCCACGTCGACATGATCACCGACGTGAGCGAGGACTCGCGGTTGCTGGTGGATGGCGAGGTCGTCCAGCGAGACGGGACGTTCCGCTGGGAGGACGGCTTTTCTTCCGCGTAA